In Streptomyces sp. NBC_01551, one DNA window encodes the following:
- a CDS encoding HEAT repeat domain-containing protein encodes MFEPVIAPSGTLLGLLQRGRGDGTLHALAAPRAEALAALNQCVLRDPRQDWRVENRSLYYARLYLDLDGPLGEIETHLFSADDLVDEEDHRTGLALSVLGHLASYGRDDALMLLRRYAASGANWAWALDELALRDDDEGLRGLATPILARFPATADGEARLAAAVRDAYEPRPWCLWEETPEFGERLRAARQQGSFDRWQRQLTPSGPRPGWGVQAVFDWAADGLSRGTPLHVPAARCLAAVAAPEDRSAILAAAAGAAGEAARATALHHLVVAEPDNPAVLDLIEAAGDEPAVAAYERMYSPAAIDRARLWAHRPDALGAAAAALLATRGGAEDTNLVLSALRSTVRGAGPDSLRLFPLVDGAGRLAIGCAAPVLRHVYRETSSSHLRGRAARALASTDPSFAAGFAVECLWDCEETTREVAAHHAETADARVAPRLRHLAADPAEEEEVQSAVRSRIAPESAV; translated from the coding sequence ATGTTCGAACCAGTCATAGCGCCTAGCGGCACCCTGCTCGGGCTCCTCCAGCGGGGTCGCGGCGACGGCACGCTGCACGCCCTGGCCGCACCCAGGGCCGAGGCCCTCGCGGCGCTCAACCAGTGCGTGCTCCGCGACCCGCGCCAGGACTGGCGGGTCGAGAACCGCTCCCTGTACTACGCCAGGCTCTACCTGGACCTCGACGGCCCCCTCGGCGAGATCGAGACCCACCTCTTCAGCGCCGACGACCTCGTCGACGAGGAGGACCACCGGACCGGCCTCGCCCTGTCCGTACTGGGCCACCTCGCCTCCTACGGCCGCGACGACGCGCTCATGCTGCTGCGCCGGTACGCAGCCTCCGGCGCCAACTGGGCGTGGGCCCTCGACGAACTCGCCCTGCGCGACGACGACGAGGGACTGCGCGGCCTCGCCACCCCCATCCTCGCCAGATTCCCGGCCACCGCCGACGGCGAGGCGCGGCTGGCCGCCGCCGTCCGCGACGCGTACGAGCCGCGGCCCTGGTGCCTGTGGGAAGAGACGCCCGAGTTCGGCGAGCGGTTGCGCGCCGCCCGCCAGCAGGGCTCCTTCGACCGCTGGCAGCGCCAGCTGACGCCCAGCGGGCCCCGCCCCGGCTGGGGAGTCCAGGCCGTCTTCGACTGGGCCGCCGACGGCCTGAGCCGCGGCACCCCGCTGCACGTCCCCGCCGCCCGCTGCCTCGCCGCGGTGGCCGCCCCCGAGGACCGCTCCGCGATCCTCGCGGCCGCCGCCGGAGCCGCCGGCGAGGCGGCCCGGGCCACCGCCCTGCACCACCTGGTCGTCGCCGAACCGGACAACCCGGCCGTCCTCGACCTCATCGAAGCCGCCGGGGACGAGCCCGCCGTGGCCGCCTACGAGCGCATGTACAGCCCCGCCGCCATCGACCGGGCCCGGCTCTGGGCCCACCGCCCCGACGCCCTCGGAGCGGCCGCGGCGGCCCTCCTCGCCACCCGCGGCGGCGCCGAGGACACGAACCTCGTCCTGAGCGCCCTCCGCTCCACGGTCCGCGGCGCGGGCCCGGACAGCCTGAGGCTGTTCCCCCTGGTCGACGGAGCCGGCCGGCTCGCCATCGGCTGCGCGGCACCGGTGCTGCGCCACGTCTACCGCGAGACGTCCTCGTCCCACCTGCGCGGCCGCGCGGCGCGCGCCCTGGCCAGCACGGACCCGTCCTTCGCGGCGGGCTTCGCGGTCGAGTGCCTGTGGGACTGCGAGGAGACCACCCGCGAGGTGGCGGCCCACCACGCGGAAACGGCCGACGCCCGTGTAGCCCCCCGGCTGCGCCACCTGGCGGCGGACCCGGCGGAGGAAGAGGAAGTCCAGTCGGCGGTCCGGAGCCGGATAGCGCCGGAGTCGGCGGTGTAG
- a CDS encoding ankyrin repeat domain-containing protein, whose product MSEHTPDGSGPGTNGVPDEDVIELATKIFDLARQGETETLTAYLDAGVPANLTNDRGDTLVMLAAYHGHAATVTALLARGAEADRANDRGQTPLAGAVFKGEEAVIRALLAAGADPTAGTPSAVDTARMFAKADLLELFGAE is encoded by the coding sequence ATGAGCGAGCACACCCCGGACGGCTCCGGCCCCGGCACCAACGGCGTCCCCGACGAGGACGTCATCGAACTGGCCACCAAGATCTTCGACCTCGCCCGCCAGGGTGAGACCGAGACGCTCACCGCGTACCTCGACGCGGGGGTCCCCGCCAACCTCACCAACGACCGCGGCGACACCCTCGTCATGCTCGCCGCCTACCACGGCCACGCCGCCACCGTCACGGCCCTGCTGGCCCGCGGCGCCGAGGCCGACCGCGCCAACGACCGCGGCCAGACCCCGCTGGCCGGCGCCGTCTTCAAGGGCGAGGAGGCCGTCATCCGCGCGCTGCTCGCCGCGGGCGCGGACCCGACCGCCGGAACCCCCTCCGCCGTGGACACCGCCCGCATGTTCGCCAAGGCCGACCTGCTGGAACTCTTCGGAGCCGAGTAA
- a CDS encoding PLP-dependent aminotransferase family protein, with protein MAQWTSAVGAAQLARLIGSQQRPPAAAGARKPPAYRTLADGIRLLVLEGRVPVAARLPAERELAVSLSLSRTTVAAAYEALRGEGFLESRRGAGSWTSVPAGNPLPARGLEPLPPESLGSMIDLGCAALPAPEPWLTKAVQGALEELPPYAHTHGDYPAGLPALRRMLADRYTERGIPTMPEQIMVTTGAMGAIDAICSLFAGRGERIAVESPSYANILQLMRAAGVRLVPVAMGDGLAGWDMAVWRKVLRDAAPRLAYVVADFHNPTGALASEDQRRAMVEAARSAGTVLVVDETMAELRLDPDVAMPRPVCSFDPAGSTVITVGSASKAFWAGMRIGWVRAAPDVIRSLVAARAYADLGTPVLEQLAVNWLMRTGGWEEAVGIRRDQARENRDALVAAVRRELPDWEFEVPRGGLTLWARAGGLSGSRLAEVGERVGVRVPSGPRFGVDGAFEGYVRLPFTVGGPVAEEAAARLAAAARLVGTGAGGSGAEPPRTFVA; from the coding sequence ATGGCTCAGTGGACCTCGGCGGTCGGCGCCGCACAGCTCGCCCGCCTGATCGGCTCCCAGCAGCGGCCGCCCGCCGCGGCCGGCGCCCGCAAGCCGCCCGCGTACCGCACCCTCGCCGACGGGATCCGGCTGCTCGTCCTCGAAGGCCGCGTCCCCGTCGCCGCCCGGCTGCCCGCCGAACGCGAGCTGGCCGTCTCCCTCTCCCTCAGCCGCACCACCGTCGCCGCCGCGTACGAGGCGCTGCGCGGCGAGGGGTTCCTCGAATCCCGCCGGGGCGCCGGCAGCTGGACCTCCGTACCCGCCGGGAACCCGCTGCCCGCGCGCGGCCTGGAACCCCTGCCGCCCGAGTCCCTCGGCTCCATGATCGACCTAGGCTGCGCCGCCCTCCCGGCCCCCGAGCCCTGGCTCACCAAGGCCGTCCAGGGCGCCTTGGAGGAGCTCCCCCCGTACGCGCACACCCACGGGGACTACCCCGCCGGGCTGCCCGCGCTGCGCCGGATGCTCGCCGACCGGTACACCGAGCGCGGCATCCCGACCATGCCCGAGCAGATCATGGTCACCACCGGGGCGATGGGCGCCATCGACGCCATCTGCAGCCTCTTCGCCGGACGCGGGGAGCGGATCGCCGTCGAATCCCCGTCCTACGCCAACATCCTCCAGCTCATGCGCGCCGCGGGCGTCCGCCTCGTACCGGTCGCCATGGGCGACGGCCTCGCCGGCTGGGACATGGCCGTGTGGCGGAAGGTGCTGCGTGACGCCGCGCCCCGCCTCGCGTACGTCGTCGCCGACTTCCACAACCCGACCGGCGCCCTGGCCTCCGAGGACCAGCGTCGCGCGATGGTCGAGGCCGCCCGCTCGGCCGGGACCGTGCTCGTCGTGGACGAGACCATGGCCGAGCTCCGGCTGGATCCGGACGTGGCCATGCCGCGCCCGGTGTGCTCCTTCGACCCGGCCGGATCCACCGTGATCACCGTCGGCTCGGCCAGCAAGGCCTTCTGGGCCGGGATGCGGATCGGCTGGGTCCGCGCGGCGCCCGACGTCATCCGGAGCCTGGTCGCCGCTCGCGCCTACGCGGACCTGGGCACTCCGGTGCTCGAACAGCTCGCGGTGAACTGGCTCATGCGGACCGGGGGCTGGGAGGAGGCCGTCGGAATACGCCGCGACCAGGCCCGCGAGAACCGGGACGCGCTGGTCGCGGCCGTGCGCCGGGAACTGCCGGACTGGGAGTTCGAGGTGCCGCGGGGCGGGCTGACCCTGTGGGCCCGCGCGGGCGGGCTGTCCGGCTCGCGGCTGGCCGAGGTGGGGGAGCGGGTCGGCGTACGGGTGCCCTCGGGCCCCCGCTTCGGCGTGGACGGGGCCTTCGAGGGGTACGTCCGGCTCCCGTTCACCGTCGGCGGCCCGGTGGCCGAGGAGGCCGCGGCCCGGCTGGCGGCGGCGGCCCGGCTGGTCGGCACGGGCGCGGGCGGCAGCGGCGCCGAGCCGCCGCGCACCTTCGTGGCGTAG
- a CDS encoding glycerophosphodiester phosphodiesterase family protein, translating to MTQRPPRHPYLDHHGPIPFAHRGGAADGLENTAAAFRRAADAGYRYFETDVHATLDGKLVAFHDSTLDRVTDTRGRICELPWSRLREARVGGKEPLPLLEELLEEFPDARWNIDIKAESAVHPLVNLIARAGVWDRVCVGSFSESRVARAQKIAGPRLATSYGVRGVLGLRLRSLAIPFALRVGAVAAQVPETQGGVRVVDRRFVRTAHARGLQVHVWTVNEPERMRALLDLGVDGIMTDRIDILRTVLEQRGAWA from the coding sequence GTGACGCAACGACCCCCTCGCCACCCGTATCTGGACCACCACGGTCCGATCCCCTTCGCGCACCGCGGCGGGGCCGCCGACGGGCTGGAGAACACCGCCGCCGCGTTCCGCCGTGCGGCCGACGCGGGCTACCGGTACTTCGAGACCGACGTGCACGCCACGCTCGACGGGAAGCTGGTCGCCTTCCACGACTCCACCCTCGACCGGGTCACGGACACGCGGGGGCGGATCTGCGAGCTGCCCTGGAGCCGGCTGCGGGAGGCCAGGGTGGGCGGCAAGGAGCCGCTGCCGCTGCTGGAGGAGCTCCTGGAGGAGTTCCCCGACGCCCGCTGGAACATCGACATCAAGGCCGAGTCCGCGGTGCACCCGCTGGTCAACCTGATCGCGCGGGCGGGCGTCTGGGACCGGGTCTGCGTGGGCTCGTTCTCGGAGAGCCGGGTGGCCCGGGCGCAGAAGATCGCCGGCCCCCGGCTGGCGACCTCGTACGGGGTGCGCGGGGTACTGGGCCTGCGGCTTCGCTCGCTGGCGATCCCGTTCGCGCTGCGCGTCGGCGCGGTGGCGGCGCAGGTTCCGGAGACCCAGGGAGGCGTCCGGGTGGTCGACCGGCGCTTCGTACGGACCGCGCACGCGCGGGGACTCCAGGTGCACGTCTGGACCGTGAACGAACCGGAACGCATGCGGGCGCTGCTCGACCTGGGAGTCGATGGCATCATGACCGACCGGATCGACATCTTGCGCACGGTGCTGGAGCAGCGCGGGGCCTGGGCCTGA
- a CDS encoding MFS transporter — translation MSAQTTDEAEPGAEDGRAGAAARKREQRGWYFYDFAVSVYSASVLTVFLGPYLTSVAEAAAKADGTPGFVHPLGIPVRVGSFFAYSVSASVILALLLMPLVGAVADRTGRKKPLLAVAAYTGAAATAGMFFLGGERYLLGGVLLVVANAALSVSMVLYNAYLPQISTPDERDAVSSRGWAFGYTAGSLMLVVNLVLYLGHDSFGLSEGEAVRICLASAGLWWGAFAIIPLRRLRDRSVVREPGAGPAVSGWKQLVATLKDMRRYPLTLSFLLAYLIYNDGVQTVISQASIYGSKELELEQSTLIGAVLLVQVLAVAGALGMGRLARVYGAKRTILGSLAAWALTLAAGYFLPARTPAWFFALAAMIGLVLGGSQALSRSLFSHLVPAGKEAEYFSAYEMSDRGLSWVGPLVFGLTYQITGSYRDAIISLVVFFALGFVLLARVPVRRAVEAAGNPVPERI, via the coding sequence ATGAGTGCGCAGACCACGGACGAAGCGGAACCGGGGGCCGAGGACGGCAGAGCCGGCGCGGCCGCGCGCAAGCGCGAGCAGCGCGGCTGGTACTTCTACGACTTCGCCGTCTCGGTGTACTCGGCGAGCGTGCTGACCGTGTTCCTCGGGCCCTACCTGACCTCGGTGGCCGAGGCCGCCGCGAAGGCCGACGGGACCCCCGGGTTCGTGCACCCGCTGGGCATCCCGGTGCGGGTCGGGTCCTTCTTCGCCTACTCGGTCTCGGCCTCGGTGATCCTCGCCCTGCTGCTCATGCCGCTGGTGGGGGCCGTCGCCGACCGGACCGGCCGGAAGAAGCCGCTGCTCGCCGTGGCGGCGTACACGGGCGCGGCGGCCACCGCCGGGATGTTCTTCCTGGGCGGCGAGCGCTACCTGCTGGGCGGGGTGCTGCTGGTCGTCGCGAACGCCGCGCTGTCGGTCTCGATGGTGCTGTACAACGCCTACCTGCCGCAGATCTCCACGCCGGACGAGCGGGACGCGGTGTCCTCGCGGGGCTGGGCCTTCGGCTACACGGCGGGCTCGCTGATGCTGGTGGTCAACCTGGTGCTCTACCTGGGCCACGACTCCTTCGGGCTCAGCGAGGGCGAGGCGGTACGGATCTGCCTGGCCTCGGCGGGCCTGTGGTGGGGAGCCTTCGCGATCATCCCGCTGCGCCGGCTGCGGGACCGCTCGGTGGTGCGCGAACCCGGGGCGGGGCCGGCGGTGAGCGGCTGGAAGCAGCTCGTGGCCACGCTGAAGGACATGCGGCGCTACCCGCTGACCCTGTCGTTCCTGCTCGCGTACCTGATCTACAACGACGGCGTGCAGACGGTGATCTCCCAGGCCTCGATCTACGGCTCGAAGGAACTGGAACTGGAGCAGTCCACGCTGATCGGAGCGGTGCTGCTGGTGCAGGTCCTGGCGGTGGCCGGCGCGCTGGGGATGGGCCGGCTGGCCCGGGTGTACGGCGCCAAGCGGACGATCCTCGGTTCGCTGGCCGCGTGGGCCCTGACGCTGGCGGCGGGCTACTTCCTGCCGGCCCGGACGCCTGCGTGGTTCTTCGCGCTGGCCGCGATGATCGGGCTGGTGCTGGGCGGCAGCCAGGCGCTGTCGCGCTCGCTGTTCTCGCACCTGGTGCCGGCGGGCAAGGAGGCCGAGTACTTCTCCGCGTACGAGATGAGCGACCGCGGGCTGAGCTGGGTGGGGCCGCTGGTGTTCGGCCTGACCTACCAGATCACGGGCAGCTACCGGGACGCGATCATCTCGTTGGTGGTCTTCTTCGCACTGGGTTTCGTGCTGCTCGCCCGGGTGCCGGTGCGGCGCGCGGTGGAGGCGGCGGGGAATCCTGTTCCCGAGCGGATCTGA
- a CDS encoding RNA polymerase-binding protein RbpA — protein MSERALRGTRLVVTSYETDRGIDLAPRQAVEYACQNGHRFEMPFSVEAEIPPEWECKACGAMALLVDGDGPEEKKGKPARTHWDMLMERRTREELEEVLAERLAVLRSGAMNIAVHPRDSRKSA, from the coding sequence ATGAGTGAGCGAGCTCTCCGCGGTACGCGGCTCGTGGTTACCAGCTACGAGACGGACCGCGGCATCGATCTGGCCCCGCGCCAGGCGGTGGAGTACGCATGCCAGAACGGACATCGATTTGAGATGCCGTTCTCGGTTGAGGCAGAAATTCCGCCGGAGTGGGAGTGCAAGGCGTGCGGCGCCATGGCACTCCTGGTGGACGGGGACGGGCCCGAAGAGAAGAAGGGCAAGCCTGCGCGAACGCACTGGGACATGCTCATGGAGCGACGCACCCGCGAGGAGTTGGAGGAGGTGCTGGCCGAGAGGCTGGCCGTCCTTCGTTCCGGCGCCATGAACATTGCCGTGCATCCGCGGGACAGCCGCAAGTCCGCCTGA
- the fxsA gene encoding FxsA family membrane protein: MTTGVPTSTAPRRRSPARTFLPLAVAAWLILEIWLLSLVAGQAGGLAVAALLAGAMVLGVVVIKRAGRRAFKNLTETFQQAQQGVAPTAQQPGGGNGLTMLAGLLLIMPGLLSDLAGLLLLLPPVRAFVSRRASRSLERKMAAAPSGSFGDAFQQARIHYPDGKIVQGEVIREDRPQGPGPSGPDTGYRPPLAP, encoded by the coding sequence ATGACGACCGGCGTTCCCACCTCGACGGCCCCCCGGCGGCGCTCGCCCGCCCGTACGTTCCTCCCCCTGGCGGTAGCCGCCTGGCTGATCCTGGAGATCTGGCTGCTCAGCCTGGTCGCGGGGCAGGCCGGCGGGTTGGCCGTGGCCGCGCTGCTCGCGGGCGCGATGGTGCTGGGCGTGGTGGTCATCAAGCGGGCCGGGCGGCGTGCCTTCAAGAACCTGACGGAGACGTTCCAGCAGGCTCAGCAGGGCGTGGCCCCCACCGCGCAGCAGCCGGGCGGCGGCAATGGCCTCACCATGCTGGCCGGCCTGCTCCTGATCATGCCGGGCCTGCTGTCCGACCTCGCGGGGCTGCTCCTGCTGCTCCCGCCGGTCCGCGCGTTCGTCAGCCGCCGCGCCTCGCGCTCGCTGGAGCGCAAGATGGCCGCGGCGCCCTCCGGCTCCTTCGGGGACGCCTTCCAGCAGGCCCGTATCCACTACCCGGACGGCAAGATCGTCCAGGGCGAGGTCATCCGCGAGGACCGGCCGCAGGGCCCGGGTCCGTCCGGCCCCGACACCGGGTACCGGCCGCCGCTGGCCCCCTGA
- a CDS encoding polyprenol monophosphomannose synthase, with protein sequence MTDENTQGDPVSDGGPRSYGPLGTALVIIPTYNEAENIGPIVGRVRAAVPAAHVLVADDNSPDGTGKLADELASADDHVHVLHRKGKEGLGAAYLAGFHWALERDYGVIVEMDADGSHQPEELPRLLTALAGADLVLGSRWVPGGRVVNWPKSREVLSRGGSTYSRLLLDVPIRDVTGGYRAFRRETLEGLGLEDVASAGYCFQVDLARRAVTKGFRVVEVPITFVEREFGDSKMSKDIVVEALWRVTQWGLKARTSKLTDLALGKTDHKADPQPVAEGEGEPAAELKAAPRGDETPGHKAEPKAGPKADPHA encoded by the coding sequence ATGACCGACGAGAACACACAAGGGGACCCTGTGAGCGACGGCGGACCGCGTAGCTACGGCCCACTCGGCACGGCTTTGGTGATCATTCCGACCTACAACGAGGCGGAGAACATCGGGCCGATCGTCGGGCGCGTCCGCGCGGCGGTTCCGGCTGCCCACGTCCTGGTCGCCGACGACAACAGCCCCGACGGCACCGGAAAGCTCGCCGACGAGCTGGCTTCCGCCGACGACCACGTCCACGTCCTGCACCGCAAGGGCAAGGAAGGCCTCGGCGCCGCCTACCTGGCGGGCTTCCACTGGGCCCTGGAGCGCGACTACGGGGTCATCGTCGAGATGGACGCCGACGGCTCCCACCAGCCGGAGGAGCTGCCCCGGCTGCTCACCGCCCTCGCCGGCGCGGACCTGGTGCTCGGCTCCCGCTGGGTGCCGGGCGGCCGGGTCGTCAACTGGCCCAAGAGCCGCGAGGTGCTCTCGCGCGGCGGTTCCACCTACTCGCGGCTGCTGCTGGACGTCCCGATCCGCGACGTCACCGGCGGGTACCGCGCCTTCCGCCGCGAGACCCTGGAGGGTCTCGGCCTGGAGGACGTCGCCTCGGCGGGGTACTGCTTCCAGGTGGACCTGGCCCGCCGGGCGGTGACCAAGGGCTTCCGCGTCGTGGAGGTGCCCATCACCTTCGTCGAGCGGGAGTTCGGCGACAGCAAGATGAGCAAGGACATCGTCGTCGAGGCGCTGTGGCGGGTCACCCAGTGGGGCCTCAAGGCGCGCACGTCCAAGCTGACGGACCTGGCCCTGGGCAAGACGGACCACAAGGCGGACCCGCAGCCCGTGGCCGAGGGCGAGGGCGAGCCCGCGGCCGAGCTCAAGGCAGCGCCCCGGGGCGACGAAACACCTGGTCACAAGGCCGAACCCAAGGCCGGACCGAAGGCCGACCCCCACGCCTGA